Within the bacterium genome, the region ACTCCAGCGCCTCGGCCAAGAGCTCGAGCGCCCGCTTGATCCTCTTCCGCACCGCCGCCTCGGTGATCCCCTCGACGGCGGCGATCTCCTCGAGCCGCGCCTCCGCCCAGTAGCGGGCGGCGACCGCGAATCGCAGTTCCTCCGGCAGGCGCCGCACCGCGCGCCGCAGCGCGGCCGACTCCTCGGCGCGGGCCGCGTCCTCGTCGGGAAGCGTTCCGCCTTCGTCCGGCGGGTCGAACGGCGCTCCGTCCTCGGGATCTTCGAGCGGCAGCGGCGCCGGCCGCCGCGCCTCGTCCACGACCACGTTGTAGGCGATGCGGCAGACCCACGTCGCGAAGCTGGAGCGCCCTTCGAACCGCCCCAGCGCCTCCCAGGCGCGTCGGAACGCCTCCTGCGCGGCATCGGCCGCGCGCGCCGCGTCGCCGCGGCAGAGCGGGCGCAGGAAGCGGAAGACGCCGTCGTA harbors:
- a CDS encoding sigma-70 family RNA polymerase sigma factor, whose protein sequence is YDGVFRFLRPLCRGDAARAADAAQEAFRRAWEALGRFEGRSSFATWVCRIAYNVVVDEARRPAPLPLEDPEDGAPFDPPDEGGTLPDEDAARAEESAALRRAVRRLPEELRFAVAARYWAEARLEEIAAVEGITEAAVRKRIKRALELLAEALESGA